A window of Variovorax sp. HW608 genomic DNA:
TTGAGATTCCGCATCCATGCTGCGCGCGCTCCTGGAATCCGCCGAATTCACGAAGACGCGTGCGACGGTGGCACCATTCAGCCAGACCTCGCCCAGATGCATCTTCTCGATGGCAAGAATCACGTCCTCGGCCGCAGCGTCCTTGCGCAAGACGCCGCGAGCGCCGCGCAGCACCGCACTGTCGAGCATCGTCTGACCGCGTTCGGCGGTCAGTATCAGGACACGAGAGATTGAGTTCGATACCAGGGAAGGCAATATGTCCAGCGCGCCTGTGCCTTCGAGGTCCAGATCCAGCACCACGACATCCGGCACGAGCCGCGCGACCTTTTGAAGCGCTTCTTCGCAGCTTCGTGCCGTACCCGTCACCTGCATGCGAGGTCGCTCTCCATCGATGAGCCTGGATAGGCCCCACAGCATGGTCTGGTGATCATCGACAAGCATGACGTTGATCGGCCTTGCGGCGGTCTGTGTGGGTTCCAACATGACCTCCAATCTTCAAATTGGAATCTCGACGTGAACTTCAGTACTTCCACCGAGACCGCGGCACACGTGTGCCCTGCCCCCGAGCGCCGCCGCCCGCTCGCAGATCGATCGCGGAACAAAATTCATCGACACCGAATTCCCGGCCTCGTTTTCGATGAGGATCCGCACGCAGTCCTCGGCACAATGCAGCCGCACCGCACCGCGCTGCGCGAACGTATGCCGGCAGATGTTGCTCATGCCTTCACGTACGACATTGAGCACTTCGGCGGCCAGGCGATCTGCAAAGCCAAGCTTTCCTTCAACCTGCACATCTATCTCGATCCCGTAGAAATCGCGCATGTTGGCCGCTTGCTGCTTCAGGGTCGAGACGATCATCTGCTCGGTTTCGTGGGCACCATCCCGAACAGTTCCGGCAAAGCGGCGAAGATCGGAGACGACTTTGGTGGCCTGTGCCGCGATCTTGTCCAGATCGTCGTTCAAGGGGTTGTCCTGCGCGGCTTTCTTGCGAAGGGCGCTCAGTGCGAGCTTGAGGCCGATGTAGGGCTGGATCGCCGTGTCGTGCAGGTCCAGCGCGAACTTCTGGCGTTCCCTCAGGGCGGCACCCGAAGCCATGCTGTCAAGCAGTTCGATGGTCCCGATGACTGGGAACACCTGGGCGCCGACGTAGTTGAAGAACATGGCATCGGACCTGCTCAGGTCGTGGTCGGACGAGAGTAGGTAGATTCGACCGTGACCTTGGCGCACGCTTAACGGGGCGCTGATGAAGGAGCGCGCCTCCAGGAGCTCTGCAAGCATCTGACAAGCACTGTCATTGGACCGCGTCCATCGACGAGACTGAATGTTGTAGGTGCCTGCCTTGCGCAACCAGACCGGCCGCCACCAGGAAGGCGATGAATAGGCGACTACGAGGTTCTCATCCACTCCCATCAATGGAGACGCCGCCTCGATCGTGATCGGTACCGCGCGCAGCGACTGACCACTCGACCCGGCTTTGATGATGCGCATGGAGTAGCTGCCGTTGTGCTTGTCGCGCAGGACGAGAATGCAGCTCGATCCCGAGAAGAAGTGCACCGTTTTCTCGAGGATTTGCGTTACCGTGTGGTCGACGCCGAATCGAGGATTGGACACACGGCTGACGTCGCGCAAGAGCTCCATCCGCCGTCTCAATTCGAGCCTGGAGCCGCCCCAATACACACTCATGTAGCCAAGCGCCAAAAGGAATGTTGCGCGCATCAGCAGGCGCGAGTACTCGGGTTCAGTTGCATGCACGATGCCGGACATCGCAAGAAGCACGATGGATGCGACAGTGACGCGCGCACCCTCCTCGAACCCCCATCGGAATGAGGAAGTCAGGATCGCGAGGAAGAAGAACAGGAAATAGAAGCCGTGAATTCCGCTGGCCGGCATCAAAAAGAGCCCGTACCAAAAGACATCCAGCCAATGGACCCACTTCGTCCTTTGCCACGGAAAGCGAAAGAACTCCGTGAGCGCGCAAATCACGAGGCTGTAGCAGAAGTAGAAGCTTGTGACGGCGCGGGTTCCGACATCGAGATAGATGTCGTCCTGACCCGTTTGATGAACAAAAAGCGCAAGGAATGCCGACGTCGCCAGCACCAATCTCATGCGGGCAATCATTCGGGCATCGGCGACATCTGCCGCCGCGCCCGCATCGGCCTCGATCTCTACAGCTTCCTTCATGGTCCCCACCAAGCCGCACGGCCCCCCGCTCCTGTGTTGGTTACATTAGGCTACAACATACGTGCTACCCCGCACACCGAGGAATGCGACTAAAGCGAAGTCGAAGTTCGCATTAGTGTGATTTTTTCCCATGGAATTGGCGCCGGGGAACCCAAGCTCGGGGAAACCTCACCGGAAACCGGACGGTTCTGGACTACAGGCTGGCTGCGGATGTCACGATCTACTCTTTGTCTTCTCTTCTGCGAGGGGATGCTGAAGGACGTACGCGTACAGTTCAAGCCGATTCGCAATCCCAAGCTTGTGGTAGATCGAGGTCAGGTGATTGCGCAGGGTTGCTTCAGCGATGCATAGCCGCCTGGCCAAGGCAGCGTTTGACTCCGTTCCTTCCACAGAGCAGGCGACAATCTTGCGCTCCCGAGCAGTCAGGCGGGAATATTCTTCCATCGGAGCTGAACGAGTTTCCATAACTTGGCTGAAAAGGCGCCCGAGCGCTTGCTGCTCGAGCCAAAGATCGCCCCGGTGCGCCGTCTCAATCGCTTTCAGAACCTCCTCCGCCGGACCGTCCTTCCTCACGATACCGCGGGCACCCCGCAGCATTGCAAGATCGAGAAGCTCCTGATCGCGTTCGCCGGTCAAGATCAAGACACGCGCCGACGATTTGGAGACGATGCAGGGCAGCAGGTCCAGCCCGTTTTCA
This region includes:
- a CDS encoding response regulator; this encodes MLEPTQTAARPINVMLVDDHQTMLWGLSRLIDGERPRMQVTGTARSCEEALQKVARLVPDVVVLDLDLEGTGALDILPSLVSNSISRVLILTAERGQTMLDSAVLRGARGVLRKDAAAEDVILAIEKMHLGEVWLNGATVARVFVNSADSRSARSMDAESQKQQTLTAKERRIIDEVVDRNGAPNKVLAKQLLVTEHTLLNQLSSIYQKLGVTSRLELYVYAVKHHLSSAP
- a CDS encoding sensor histidine kinase, with the translated sequence MKEAVEIEADAGAAADVADARMIARMRLVLATSAFLALFVHQTGQDDIYLDVGTRAVTSFYFCYSLVICALTEFFRFPWQRTKWVHWLDVFWYGLFLMPASGIHGFYFLFFFLAILTSSFRWGFEEGARVTVASIVLLAMSGIVHATEPEYSRLLMRATFLLALGYMSVYWGGSRLELRRRMELLRDVSRVSNPRFGVDHTVTQILEKTVHFFSGSSCILVLRDKHNGSYSMRIIKAGSSGQSLRAVPITIEAASPLMGVDENLVVAYSSPSWWRPVWLRKAGTYNIQSRRWTRSNDSACQMLAELLEARSFISAPLSVRQGHGRIYLLSSDHDLSRSDAMFFNYVGAQVFPVIGTIELLDSMASGAALRERQKFALDLHDTAIQPYIGLKLALSALRKKAAQDNPLNDDLDKIAAQATKVVSDLRRFAGTVRDGAHETEQMIVSTLKQQAANMRDFYGIEIDVQVEGKLGFADRLAAEVLNVVREGMSNICRHTFAQRGAVRLHCAEDCVRILIENEAGNSVSMNFVPRSICERAAALGGRAHVCRGLGGSTEVHVEIPI
- a CDS encoding response regulator; the encoded protein is MDDHRTVLWGMERLIESGKPRMEVAGTATTSGETETKLLELRPDVVLLDLHLAGENGLDLLPCIVSKSSARVLILTGERDQELLDLAMLRGARGIVRKDGPAEEVLKAIETAHRGDLWLEQQALGRLFSQVMETRSAPMEEYSRLTARERKIVACSVEGTESNAALARRLCIAEATLRNHLTSIYHKLGIANRLELYAYVLQHPLAEEKTKSRS